In Fibrobacter succinogenes, a genomic segment contains:
- a CDS encoding GLUG motif-containing protein: MRLIFATAVALFAVQAFAANGIMKGDGSTAKPFQIEDYEDLKSIGKNAYLYSSNYIVTKDIDASASEHEYCNGHVCNSFIAIGQVQNSTVIIPFSGSIDGQDHVIKNLRIWLPCLHYVGFIAQLEGSLSNLKFEHLRVYGGYDTDYAPHSDYVGGVVGLSKGQITNVHVKDGHVEGLRYVGGLVGQLETNKSFVSNSSFEGVVQGRRNVGGLIGTLEGHVQESFADVEIFVGINNESKNVGGLVGESNSRVYPSITKSYAMGIIVPEVEKAASNIGGLVGLNEDGFVELSYASVDIMSFNQGYFSECIGGLVGLNKAKISEAYATGNVTGYETVGGLVGKNSRGGQIEYSYATGSVKVLRNKYMEIGGFAGGNWGSIYGSYSVGKIELPDDRDTAYLYVSGFSEGDSVNSCYWNVDLAGIDTSKVGIGLSDSAMKHLSSFVGWENMSKCNFKIEYEGTVFDIYETCDFYELGTRDTLGIWNIDEGESYPYLANLGKNAKATANIIAVAVPTKAAKWQEKPIVAAEKDVGYELFGKWLELVRLNEAKDSIYYSYRIGYANESDTVWGTISYMAVPNHIEIATFDDLKKIGNFMSHPLFANYELVEDIDASSSNFTPIGEERKPFTGTFEGNNHVIEGLTVDTQNQFYAGLFGFASQSSIKNLVFKNSKVSGGEYAGVLGGQIEKSFISNVVSYDGNVKGDDQVGGLIGAAYKDSILKVGSTGSVKGARNVGGLIGCFASYLKDGYAVSVVKGHEDVGGAIGGANARLLIGDTVYNVYSASILKGPKDNLNGVIGDHINNHDGIFENLYYDGGLTQIVHAYNWNVTEGTVLSSEQMLHQASFENFDFNGVWTIQEGKSYPYFKGTDAVLPGKFVDDGSVNVLLGEGTEESPYLISRYNDLKYIGKYEYKTDLYYKLTDNIYVWENEREDCNSDGTECKGFEPIPEFSGVFIGDNKMITGLYINRPDEDSVGLFRSLSPTAKVTGLMLDSLVIKGKNYAGGLAGVDKGASIERVWIFNSTIQGNSYVGMLFGSKKGGSASLVIADGNAIGEKYVGAVAGESQKASYMNDIAMATVTGESYVGGFSGIDSASTYKNLYAISHVQGNSKTGNLVGSSSGSTFTSVYYDKEVWQYNQSSVGKALTTAEMLDVSSYKDWDFENVWTKKDADYYPRLIWAGTDVRPVRDGERELKYEMKGSGTEKDPFLVKTYDDLKVIGYGKYKMSAIYSLANDIDASASLNEEYYIHYADGSSRCSVWHGFATIGVYRDNCYKLFGALYDRDGESTFTGVFHGNGYSIKNLHMGNVGLFRTIGEEAKVDSLSIVLTDSSRVSGILAQKNYGLVNAVHVKGPIERAGLVFENNGTIVNSSTTVAKGSISGAALVYKNNGVIENCHTTGAFIFHGGRRSGLVDTNKGTIIKSFAMIDSTEALVYENYGTIDRAYIIGHENDVFVNQNNKSIENCYAIGVQYFVYTNRPENEKDGIKNSFIASNSCQFNYHALNDSKTFENVFFETSSKFCYIEDEKYYGQALDSIGIRTKNNFTGFDFESIWDIKEGITYPMLRGLPNVFYAGKVDLKYDADKFKVSAVRADLQKNAIVFDPSYTLVVKFDSTSEKRLDSLEKAGAVASGNFNIDYRVGIVFAGDTLWSDAAQTKLTLNGSVKLIAQKSRGRFNVAFNGNLVSLRYELPKSGNVKFSLVDMQGRVVRAFDLGRRAAGGYFETLDAAEIARGRYIGFLQVGGKAVEKTVLLK, translated from the coding sequence ATGAGGTTGATTTTTGCAACTGCAGTAGCTTTATTTGCTGTTCAGGCATTTGCCGCGAACGGCATTATGAAAGGTGACGGCTCCACAGCAAAGCCGTTCCAAATTGAAGATTATGAAGATTTGAAATCTATTGGCAAGAACGCCTATCTTTATTCGTCAAATTACATCGTGACAAAAGATATTGATGCATCGGCATCGGAGCATGAATACTGTAACGGTCATGTGTGCAATAGTTTTATTGCCATTGGTCAAGTTCAAAACTCGACAGTTATTATCCCATTTTCCGGGAGCATCGACGGGCAGGATCACGTTATCAAGAATCTCCGTATATGGCTACCGTGCCTTCACTATGTAGGTTTTATTGCACAATTGGAAGGTTCTTTATCCAATCTAAAATTCGAACATTTGAGAGTGTATGGTGGATATGATACGGATTACGCTCCTCATTCGGATTATGTTGGCGGTGTTGTAGGCTTATCTAAGGGGCAAATTACAAATGTCCATGTGAAGGATGGCCATGTAGAAGGCTTGCGCTATGTCGGTGGTCTTGTTGGTCAATTGGAAACGAATAAATCATTTGTTAGCAACTCATCGTTTGAAGGGGTTGTTCAAGGTCGAAGAAATGTGGGTGGTTTAATCGGTACCCTTGAAGGTCATGTTCAAGAAAGTTTTGCCGATGTTGAAATATTTGTAGGGATTAATAATGAATCTAAGAATGTAGGTGGTCTTGTTGGTGAAAGTAATTCTCGTGTTTACCCGTCAATTACTAAAAGCTATGCTATGGGGATTATTGTTCCTGAGGTTGAAAAGGCTGCGTCGAACATTGGTGGCCTTGTCGGGTTGAATGAAGATGGCTTTGTTGAGCTGAGCTATGCCTCTGTTGATATCATGTCCTTTAATCAGGGATACTTTTCGGAATGTATTGGTGGGCTTGTTGGATTGAATAAGGCTAAAATATCCGAAGCTTACGCGACGGGAAATGTTACGGGGTATGAAACTGTTGGTGGCTTGGTCGGTAAAAATTCTCGCGGTGGACAAATTGAATATTCGTATGCTACGGGCTCTGTAAAGGTGTTGAGAAACAAGTATATGGAAATTGGTGGTTTTGCTGGCGGTAACTGGGGATCGATTTATGGGAGCTATTCTGTCGGGAAGATTGAATTGCCCGATGATAGGGATACTGCGTATTTGTATGTCAGCGGTTTTAGCGAGGGTGATTCTGTAAATAGTTGCTATTGGAATGTTGATTTGGCTGGAATTGATACGAGCAAGGTCGGTATTGGGCTTTCGGATTCTGCCATGAAGCATTTGTCCAGTTTTGTCGGCTGGGAAAACATGTCAAAATGCAATTTTAAAATAGAATACGAAGGAACTGTATTTGATATTTATGAAACGTGCGATTTCTATGAGCTTGGTACAAGAGATACTTTAGGCATTTGGAATATTGATGAAGGCGAGTCTTATCCTTATTTGGCGAACTTGGGTAAAAATGCAAAGGCTACCGCAAATATTATTGCTGTCGCTGTCCCCACAAAAGCGGCGAAATGGCAAGAGAAACCTATAGTTGCCGCTGAAAAAGATGTCGGTTACGAACTGTTTGGTAAGTGGCTGGAACTTGTTCGTTTGAACGAAGCGAAGGATTCCATTTATTACAGTTATAGAATCGGTTACGCCAATGAGTCCGATACAGTTTGGGGAACGATCAGTTATATGGCGGTGCCGAACCATATTGAAATTGCAACTTTTGATGATCTTAAAAAAATAGGCAATTTCATGAGTCATCCGTTGTTTGCAAATTATGAACTTGTCGAAGATATCGATGCTTCTTCCTCAAACTTTACCCCTATAGGAGAAGAACGTAAACCGTTTACGGGAACCTTTGAAGGGAATAATCATGTTATTGAAGGTTTGACTGTCGATACGCAAAACCAATTTTATGCAGGGCTTTTCGGATTTGCAAGTCAATCATCAATAAAAAATCTTGTCTTCAAAAATTCAAAAGTTAGTGGTGGGGAATATGCAGGTGTACTTGGCGGTCAAATAGAGAAATCTTTTATAAGTAATGTTGTTTCGTATGATGGCAATGTTAAAGGGGATGATCAGGTGGGTGGTCTTATTGGTGCCGCATATAAAGACAGCATTCTCAAGGTGGGTAGCACGGGCTCTGTCAAGGGGGCGAGGAATGTTGGAGGCCTTATCGGCTGTTTTGCCTCTTATCTTAAAGATGGGTATGCTGTGAGTGTAGTCAAAGGCCATGAAGATGTTGGTGGCGCTATCGGTGGAGCTAATGCTAGATTGCTGATAGGTGATACTGTGTACAACGTTTATTCCGCAAGTATCTTAAAAGGTCCTAAAGACAATCTAAATGGAGTTATAGGGGATCATATCAACAATCACGATGGCATATTTGAAAATCTGTATTATGATGGCGGCCTGACGCAGATAGTTCATGCCTATAATTGGAATGTGACTGAAGGAACTGTGCTTTCAAGTGAGCAGATGTTGCATCAGGCCTCGTTCGAGAATTTTGATTTTAATGGCGTATGGACAATTCAGGAAGGCAAGTCGTATCCTTATTTCAAGGGGACGGATGCGGTGCTTCCCGGAAAGTTTGTTGATGATGGTTCTGTAAATGTCTTGCTTGGTGAAGGTACAGAAGAAAGTCCGTATCTTATTTCTCGTTACAATGACCTCAAGTATATTGGCAAGTATGAGTACAAAACAGACCTTTATTACAAACTTACAGATAATATTTATGTATGGGAAAATGAGAGAGAAGACTGCAACAGTGATGGAACGGAATGCAAGGGCTTTGAACCGATTCCTGAATTTAGTGGTGTCTTTATAGGCGATAATAAAATGATTACAGGCTTATATATCAATCGTCCAGATGAAGATTCTGTGGGCCTTTTCCGTTCGCTTTCGCCGACGGCCAAGGTAACGGGCTTGATGTTGGATTCTTTGGTTATCAAGGGCAAAAACTATGCGGGCGGTTTGGCTGGCGTTGACAAGGGAGCCTCGATTGAACGTGTGTGGATTTTTAATTCTACGATTCAAGGAAATAGTTATGTTGGGATGCTTTTTGGTTCCAAAAAGGGTGGCTCCGCAAGTCTAGTTATTGCGGATGGAAATGCTATAGGCGAAAAATATGTAGGGGCAGTTGCTGGAGAATCTCAAAAAGCTTCATATATGAATGATATTGCTATGGCAACGGTGACAGGCGAATCTTATGTTGGAGGTTTTTCTGGAATAGATTCTGCATCTACATATAAAAACCTTTATGCTATTAGTCATGTACAGGGGAATTCTAAAACGGGAAATCTAGTTGGTTCTAGTTCGGGCTCCACTTTTACTTCTGTTTATTACGATAAGGAAGTTTGGCAGTATAATCAAAGTTCTGTTGGTAAAGCTTTGACTACCGCAGAAATGCTGGATGTTTCCTCGTATAAGGACTGGGATTTTGAAAATGTATGGACAAAAAAAGATGCAGATTATTATCCACGACTTATTTGGGCTGGTACAGATGTCCGTCCTGTACGAGATGGTGAGCGTGAATTAAAATATGAAATGAAAGGCTCTGGTACAGAAAAGGATCCATTCCTTGTTAAAACATACGATGATTTAAAGGTTATTGGTTATGGAAAATATAAAATGTCTGCAATCTATAGCCTTGCAAATGACATTGATGCGTCTGCATCGCTAAATGAAGAGTATTATATACATTATGCAGATGGGTCTTCTCGGTGCTCTGTGTGGCATGGATTTGCGACTATTGGTGTTTATCGAGATAATTGTTATAAGCTGTTTGGAGCTTTGTACGATCGTGATGGGGAATCGACTTTTACGGGCGTGTTCCATGGAAATGGCTATTCGATAAAGAATTTGCATATGGGTAATGTGGGACTGTTCAGAACGATTGGCGAAGAAGCGAAAGTTGACAGCTTGAGCATTGTGCTTACGGACAGTTCTCGCGTATCTGGGATACTTGCTCAAAAAAATTATGGCCTTGTTAATGCGGTCCATGTAAAAGGCCCTATAGAAAGAGCGGGTCTTGTTTTCGAGAATAATGGAACTATCGTGAACAGTTCGACTACTGTTGCTAAAGGTTCCATAAGTGGTGCAGCCCTTGTTTACAAAAATAACGGCGTTATAGAAAACTGCCATACTACGGGAGCCTTTATTTTCCATGGAGGGAGAAGAAGCGGCTTAGTGGATACCAACAAGGGGACTATTATAAAATCGTTCGCTATGATTGATTCAACAGAAGCTTTGGTTTACGAAAACTATGGGACTATTGATAGAGCTTATATCATTGGACATGAAAACGATGTTTTTGTCAATCAAAACAATAAATCCATTGAAAATTGCTATGCTATAGGGGTGCAATATTTTGTTTATACCAATAGACCTGAAAATGAGAAGGATGGTATCAAGAATAGCTTTATTGCTAGCAACTCCTGTCAATTTAATTATCACGCCCTGAATGATTCAAAAACGTTTGAAAACGTATTTTTCGAAACATCTTCAAAATTTTGTTATATCGAAGATGAAAAATATTATGGCCAAGCTCTTGATTCTATCGGAATAAGAACGAAAAATAATTTTACTGGGTTTGACTTTGAATCAATTTGGGATATTAAGGAAGGAATTACTTATCCGATGTTGCGCGGTTTGCCAAACGTGTTTTATGCAGGTAAAGTTGACTTGAAGTACGATGCAGATAAGTTTAAGGTTAGTGCGGTTCGTGCTGATTTGCAGAAAAATGCGATTGTCTTCGATCCATCTTATACTTTGGTTGTCAAGTTCGACTCAACGAGCGAAAAACGCCTTGATTCGCTGGAAAAGGCAGGGGCTGTCGCTTCAGGGAACTTCAATATTGATTATCGCGTGGGGATTGTATTTGCGGGCGATACTCTTTGGAGTGATGCTGCGCAGACAAAGCTTACTTTGAATGGCTCCGTAAAATTGATTGCACAGAAATCTCGCGGTCGTTTTAATGTTGCTTTCAATGGAAATCTTGTGTCGCTTCGCTACGAATTGCCGAAATCGGGTAATGTAAAGTTCTCGCTCGTCGATATGCAGGGACGTGTTGTGCGGGCGTTCGACCTTGGCCGTCGTGCTGCGGGTGGCTACTTCGAAACGCTCGATGCTGCGGAAATTGCTCGCGGGCGTTACATCGGATTTTTGCAGGTTGGCGGCAAGGCTGTCGAAAAAACTGTGCTGCTCAAATGA
- a CDS encoding TIGR02147 family protein, translated as MKAIVEYTDYRKFIQDYYDERKRESAFTWREFAQNAGFASAIFLKYVAEGKKNLSISAASSVANAMGLAGFEKTYFVLMVTYAHAKGDEAKMVAFEKRCALARAHKVRVLGGEEFDYYKSWKNPLLRELAPHMPGARPAEMARACKPKISTAEAVETLDFLEDANLLKKDRNGNYVQTDKSISMGSVDAVPIAAKDLQRQMGELAVKALDLPLAERSMSGVVVGLTQDSYERIKKELLEFRRRIIAIATESNETQRVYRLNLQLFPISENLEVANKTLKNKEEGNEKKRA; from the coding sequence ATGAAGGCGATTGTTGAATATACAGATTATCGCAAGTTCATTCAGGATTACTATGATGAACGCAAACGCGAATCCGCTTTTACTTGGCGTGAGTTTGCTCAGAATGCCGGTTTTGCATCGGCAATTTTTCTGAAGTATGTTGCTGAAGGAAAAAAGAATCTGAGCATCAGTGCCGCAAGTTCAGTTGCGAACGCCATGGGACTTGCCGGATTTGAAAAGACATATTTTGTTTTGATGGTAACGTACGCCCATGCCAAAGGGGACGAGGCGAAAATGGTAGCGTTCGAAAAACGCTGTGCGTTGGCGAGGGCTCATAAGGTTCGTGTGCTCGGTGGCGAAGAATTTGACTACTACAAGTCCTGGAAAAATCCGTTGCTCCGTGAACTCGCTCCGCATATGCCTGGTGCAAGACCTGCCGAAATGGCGCGTGCGTGCAAGCCGAAAATTTCTACAGCGGAAGCCGTTGAGACGCTTGATTTTTTGGAAGATGCGAACCTCCTGAAAAAAGACCGTAATGGAAATTATGTGCAGACGGATAAGTCCATATCGATGGGCTCCGTGGATGCGGTGCCGATTGCTGCAAAAGATTTGCAGCGCCAAATGGGCGAGCTTGCCGTGAAGGCATTGGACTTGCCGCTTGCGGAACGCTCTATGTCGGGAGTTGTAGTTGGACTGACGCAAGATTCTTACGAACGAATCAAGAAGGAACTTTTGGAATTTCGCCGCCGCATTATTGCGATTGCTACGGAAAGTAACGAAACGCAGCGTGTGTACCGTTTGAACTTGCAACTGTTTCCGATAAGCGAAAATCTGGAAGTTGCAAACAAGACTTTAAAAAATAAGGAAGAGGGAAATGAAAAGAAAAGAGCCTAG